One Fibrobacter sp. DNA window includes the following coding sequences:
- the dnaG gene encoding DNA primase — protein sequence MPFYPNEIIQQLKSQADISLVIQQFLPLKRTGTNRYVGVCPFHDDHSPSMTVNPTLGIYKCFACGAGGDVFKFVQEHEKIDFNGAVEWVANFVGFDLPKFTTKENAEVTEERAMVRKLNELACEWFEQQLTLSPKALEYLAKRNVSEKTRKEFHIGYAPDGREGFIAYAAKNGFSPRDCVKAGLATEKKNGGIADKFRDRLMIAIQNQSGIVVAFGGRDLAPKQEGFERPKYMNSPDTALYNKSEILFGLNHSRAAISKENAVIIVEGYFDLISLYQGGVQNVVAASGTALTEIHASILARYAKTAYLVFDGDAAGRKATRRSLEIVLPKGIVPRVFALARPDGTKIDPDNFVNEQGADAFREQLKYAEDWLSYLSNNSDLQSIEARASFVTYVKSIVKSIQDSELRNQYVKLISERFSTTRSLEGIQSIKPQRAPKAPAPQPQPQPDPEFAEYGDMPQVQQEPERVPWEILSPVEIRFANLLVSNPTLMDRACEYFDVELAASGIQFFESSLIEEFVNTIIANYSETGYFSPKVLYEQLSPVLQQFMENLPEESWTPPKEIIELYESLMVLTFRLCDRFRKTIALDTPEGVQKRMDLNKFMQNMEKLDRQYKEGRLSIDTLADQVISSKKALIPILAATQG from the coding sequence ATGCCGTTCTACCCCAACGAAATTATTCAGCAGCTCAAATCACAAGCGGACATTTCGCTCGTGATCCAGCAGTTCTTGCCGCTGAAACGCACGGGTACGAACCGCTACGTGGGCGTATGCCCCTTTCATGATGACCACTCCCCTTCCATGACGGTGAACCCGACACTCGGCATCTATAAATGCTTTGCGTGCGGAGCCGGCGGGGACGTATTCAAGTTCGTGCAGGAGCACGAAAAAATCGACTTCAACGGTGCGGTAGAATGGGTCGCGAACTTCGTGGGTTTCGACCTCCCGAAATTCACGACGAAAGAGAACGCCGAAGTCACCGAAGAACGCGCCATGGTCCGCAAGCTGAACGAACTCGCCTGCGAATGGTTCGAACAGCAGCTCACGCTCAGCCCCAAGGCACTCGAATATCTCGCCAAGCGCAATGTCAGCGAAAAGACGCGCAAGGAATTTCACATCGGCTACGCACCCGATGGTCGCGAAGGCTTTATCGCCTATGCCGCGAAGAACGGATTCTCGCCCCGCGACTGCGTGAAGGCGGGACTCGCCACCGAAAAGAAAAACGGGGGAATCGCCGACAAGTTCCGCGACCGCCTGATGATCGCCATCCAGAACCAGTCGGGAATCGTGGTCGCCTTCGGCGGCCGTGACCTCGCCCCCAAGCAGGAAGGCTTCGAGCGTCCCAAGTACATGAACAGCCCGGATACCGCGCTCTACAACAAGAGCGAAATCCTGTTCGGCCTGAACCATAGCCGCGCCGCCATCTCCAAGGAGAACGCAGTCATCATCGTCGAAGGCTACTTCGACCTCATCAGCCTTTACCAGGGCGGCGTGCAAAACGTGGTGGCCGCATCGGGCACCGCGCTCACCGAAATTCATGCAAGCATCCTCGCACGCTACGCCAAGACGGCCTACCTCGTGTTCGATGGCGATGCAGCCGGCCGCAAGGCAACCCGCCGCTCCCTCGAAATCGTGCTTCCCAAGGGAATCGTCCCGAGGGTATTCGCACTCGCCCGCCCCGACGGCACCAAGATAGACCCGGACAACTTCGTGAACGAGCAGGGAGCCGACGCCTTCCGCGAACAACTCAAATACGCCGAAGACTGGCTCAGCTACCTTTCCAACAATTCGGACCTGCAGAGCATCGAGGCACGCGCCTCGTTCGTCACCTACGTCAAGTCCATCGTGAAGAGCATCCAGGACAGCGAACTCCGCAACCAGTACGTGAAGCTCATCTCGGAACGATTCAGCACCACGCGCTCGCTCGAAGGCATCCAGAGCATCAAGCCGCAAAGGGCGCCCAAGGCACCCGCGCCCCAGCCCCAACCGCAGCCTGATCCGGAATTTGCGGAATACGGCGATATGCCCCAGGTGCAGCAGGAACCCGAGCGCGTCCCGTGGGAAATTCTCTCGCCGGTCGAAATAAGATTCGCGAACCTGCTCGTGAGCAACCCCACCCTGATGGACCGCGCCTGCGAATATTTCGACGTGGAACTCGCCGCCAGCGGAATACAGTTCTTCGAATCCTCGCTCATCGAGGAATTCGTAAACACGATTATCGCAAACTACAGCGAAACGGGATACTTCTCCCCGAAGGTCCTGTACGAACAGCTTTCCCCCGTACTGCAGCAGTTCATGGAGAACCTGCCCGAAGAATCGTGGACGCCCCCGAAGGAAATCATCGAGCTCTACGAAAGCCTCATGGTGCTCACCTTCAGGCTGTGCGACCGTTTCCGCAAGACCATCGCGCTCGACACGCCCGAAGGCGTACAAAAGCGCATGGACCTGAACAAGTTCATGCAGAACATGGAAAAACTCGACAGACAGTACAAGGAAGGCCGGCTTTCTATCGACACGCTCGCCGACCAAGTCATCTCGAGCAAAAAAGCACTTATACCCATCCTAGCCGCCACACAAGGATAA
- the sufC gene encoding Fe-S cluster assembly ATPase SufC, with product MLSIKNLKASIEDGTQILKGINLEVRPGEVHAIMGPNGSGKSTLSKVIMGHPAYKVDDGSVELDGKNLLEMEISERANSGLFISTQYPTEIPGVNNVEFLKMALNSKRAFLGEPEISDSDFKKLCEEKMELLEMDERYRDRGVNEGYSGGEKKRNEILQMAILDPKVSFLDETDSGLDIDALRIVANGINHIMSPEKAVILVTHYQRLLDYIKPTYVHVLRHGKIILSGGPELALKLEEQGYDWIEEK from the coding sequence ATGCTATCTATCAAGAACCTCAAAGCAAGCATCGAAGACGGGACGCAGATCCTGAAGGGAATCAACCTCGAGGTGAGACCCGGCGAAGTCCACGCCATCATGGGTCCGAACGGCTCGGGCAAGAGTACCCTTTCGAAAGTCATCATGGGCCACCCCGCATATAAAGTGGACGACGGTTCCGTGGAACTCGACGGCAAGAACCTGCTAGAGATGGAAATCAGCGAACGCGCGAACTCCGGGCTGTTCATCAGCACGCAGTACCCGACCGAAATCCCGGGCGTGAACAACGTGGAATTCCTCAAAATGGCGCTCAACAGCAAGCGCGCCTTCCTCGGCGAGCCTGAAATAAGCGACAGCGACTTCAAGAAGCTCTGCGAAGAAAAAATGGAACTGCTCGAAATGGACGAGCGCTACCGCGACCGCGGCGTGAACGAAGGCTACTCCGGCGGCGAAAAGAAGCGTAACGAAATCCTCCAGATGGCGATTCTCGACCCGAAGGTGAGCTTCCTCGACGAAACGGACTCCGGCCTCGACATCGACGCGCTCCGCATCGTCGCAAACGGAATCAACCACATCATGAGCCCGGAAAAGGCGGTCATCCTCGTGACGCACTACCAGAGGCTTCTCGACTACATCAAGCCCACCTACGTGCACGTGCTGCGCCACGGGAAAATCATCCTGAGCGGCGGGCCGGAACTCGCCCTCAAGCTTGAAGAACAGGGCTACGACTGGATCGAGGAGAAGTAA
- a CDS encoding SufD family Fe-S cluster assembly protein, which produces MDALSRIQQLGMPRRNNELWTFFPVSKIPTPEFPDACACAEDFSSENDFAALLPIASNARTLERSIADGDSEMALLKCNNDFGRTVLNIGKNAKASFEILDNKVMHALDAERFDLHVGEGADVEIFFANPANDLPLRFRHFNIEQAAGSNVRFSSIERGNGISRVSLDCHLRGAGAHFEIRTLNILDGTSESHHRLHIYHDSPETTSVQFSRNLLDGSSRASYDGSVVVGNGCTKAYSSQLVNTILLSEDSSVSVKPVLKIYHDDVECTHGNTVGELDADQMFYLVSRGIPPEKAKMMLISSFARELFYPLPDSPAKKRLLQILQ; this is translated from the coding sequence ATGGACGCACTCTCCCGCATACAACAACTGGGAATGCCCCGCAGGAACAACGAGCTGTGGACGTTCTTCCCCGTTTCTAAGATTCCTACGCCGGAATTTCCGGACGCATGCGCCTGCGCCGAAGACTTTTCTAGCGAAAACGATTTCGCGGCGCTCCTTCCCATCGCAAGCAACGCACGCACGCTCGAAAGAAGCATCGCCGACGGCGACAGCGAAATGGCGCTCCTGAAGTGCAACAACGACTTCGGCCGCACCGTGCTGAACATCGGCAAGAACGCGAAGGCCAGCTTCGAGATTCTCGACAACAAGGTGATGCACGCCCTCGACGCCGAACGCTTCGACCTCCATGTGGGTGAAGGCGCCGACGTGGAGATTTTCTTCGCCAATCCGGCGAACGACCTCCCCCTCAGGTTCCGCCACTTCAACATTGAGCAGGCGGCAGGTTCCAACGTGCGCTTCTCGAGCATCGAACGCGGAAACGGCATTTCACGCGTGAGCCTCGACTGCCACCTGCGCGGGGCCGGCGCCCATTTCGAAATCCGCACTCTGAACATTCTCGACGGGACGTCGGAGAGCCACCACAGGTTGCACATCTACCACGACTCCCCCGAAACGACAAGCGTACAGTTCTCGCGCAACCTGCTCGACGGCAGTTCCCGCGCAAGCTACGACGGCAGCGTCGTCGTAGGGAACGGATGCACCAAGGCGTATTCCAGCCAGCTCGTGAACACCATCCTCCTCTCAGAAGACAGTTCCGTCTCCGTGAAGCCCGTGCTCAAGATCTACCACGACGACGTGGAATGCACGCACGGCAATACCGTAGGCGAACTCGACGCAGATCAGATGTTCTACCTCGTTAGCCGCGGAATCCCTCCGGAAAAAGCGAAGATGATGCTCATATCGAGCTTCGCGCGCGAGTTGTTCTACCCGCTGCCCGACTCCCCCGCCAAGAAGCGGCTGCTACAGATCCTGCAATAG
- a CDS encoding SulP family inorganic anion transporter: protein MTNIHAKESFKNFLSGVKATVTPESVRALRRGYTKKNFVSDLMSGVIVGILALPLAIAFAIASGVGPEQGLYTAIIAGFAISLLGGSRFQIGGPTGAFIVIVYGIVSQYGYDGLASATLLAGILLIIFGIAKLGAIIKFIPYPVTVGFTAGIAIIIALGQVPNFFGLRFLAKDPADAIGKIKLYATSFDTINIYAVIVGLVALAVCILWPKITTKVPGSLIAIIVATLLVKVLGWDDPVTGHGVVTIGMKNHIPTGFPMPHLPNISIEMMQKVFQPALTIAILGAIESLLSAVVADGMTSTKHRSNTELFGQGVANILSPIFGGIPATGAIARTATNIRNGAVSPISGLVHAVVLLLIMLVLGKYAEMIPMAALAAVLFQVAFNMCGYRSFIKMFKAPKSDVIVMLVAFFLTVIIDLTVAIEVGVLLAAVLFIKRMSDVSEMETVTEALKDDDEEAAHNELSRQVPKGVVVYELAGSLFFGAVDKFKDTMARISDKPKILILRMRSVSSIDAAGIQMIEDLLGRCKREGTQLLLSGVHAQPVVALTRAGVLKQLGEENALGNIDAALNRARELLGLPVVDPAHELQSAPTVSWEKSLDRPWMPEESNAAVAEETPEVIAEKMMDEPIVKIEEK, encoded by the coding sequence ATGACCAACATTCACGCCAAGGAATCCTTCAAGAACTTCCTTTCGGGTGTCAAAGCGACAGTCACCCCGGAGTCCGTGAGGGCTCTGCGCAGGGGCTACACCAAGAAGAACTTCGTGAGTGACCTCATGTCGGGCGTCATCGTCGGCATTCTCGCTCTCCCGCTCGCCATCGCGTTCGCCATCGCTTCGGGCGTGGGTCCGGAACAGGGCCTCTACACGGCGATTATCGCGGGCTTTGCCATTTCCCTGCTGGGCGGTTCCCGCTTCCAGATTGGCGGCCCCACGGGCGCCTTCATCGTGATTGTTTACGGCATCGTGAGCCAGTACGGCTACGACGGCCTTGCCTCGGCGACGCTCCTCGCGGGCATTTTGCTCATTATCTTCGGTATCGCGAAGCTCGGCGCCATCATCAAGTTCATTCCTTACCCGGTGACCGTGGGCTTTACCGCCGGTATCGCCATCATCATTGCGCTCGGCCAGGTCCCGAACTTCTTCGGGCTGCGTTTTTTGGCCAAGGACCCTGCCGACGCCATCGGCAAAATCAAGCTTTACGCGACTTCTTTCGATACTATTAATATATATGCCGTGATTGTCGGTCTCGTGGCGCTCGCCGTCTGCATCCTGTGGCCGAAGATTACCACGAAGGTTCCCGGCTCGCTGATTGCGATTATCGTCGCAACGCTCCTGGTGAAGGTCCTTGGCTGGGACGACCCGGTTACCGGCCATGGCGTCGTGACCATCGGCATGAAGAACCACATCCCGACCGGCTTCCCGATGCCGCACCTGCCCAATATCAGCATCGAGATGATGCAGAAGGTGTTCCAGCCGGCCTTGACGATTGCGATTCTCGGCGCTATTGAATCCCTGCTTTCGGCGGTCGTTGCCGACGGTATGACTTCTACCAAGCACCGCTCCAATACCGAACTTTTCGGCCAGGGCGTCGCGAATATCCTTTCCCCGATTTTTGGCGGTATTCCTGCGACGGGCGCGATTGCCCGTACCGCGACGAACATCCGTAACGGCGCTGTGAGCCCGATTTCGGGCCTTGTGCATGCGGTGGTGCTCCTGCTTATTATGCTCGTGCTCGGCAAGTATGCCGAAATGATCCCGATGGCGGCCCTCGCTGCCGTGCTGTTCCAGGTGGCGTTCAACATGTGCGGCTACCGCAGCTTCATCAAGATGTTCAAGGCCCCCAAGAGCGACGTTATCGTGATGCTCGTGGCCTTCTTCCTCACGGTGATTATCGACCTCACGGTCGCTATCGAAGTGGGCGTGCTGCTGGCCGCCGTGCTGTTCATCAAGCGCATGAGCGATGTTTCCGAGATGGAGACGGTGACCGAGGCCCTCAAGGACGACGACGAGGAGGCCGCGCACAACGAACTTTCCCGCCAGGTGCCGAAGGGCGTGGTGGTCTACGAACTGGCCGGTTCGCTCTTCTTCGGTGCGGTCGACAAGTTCAAGGATACGATGGCCCGCATCTCGGACAAGCCGAAGATCCTCATTTTGCGCATGCGCAGCGTTTCGAGTATCGATGCCGCCGGTATCCAGATGATCGAGGATTTGCTCGGCCGTTGCAAGCGCGAAGGCACGCAGCTCCTGCTCAGTGGCGTGCATGCCCAGCCTGTGGTGGCGCTTACCCGCGCAGGGGTGCTGAAGCAACTCGGCGAAGAGAATGCTCTTGGCAATATCGATGCCGCTCTAAACCGCGCCCGCGAGCTGCTCGGACTGCCGGTGGTTGACCCCGCTCACGAATTGCAGAGCGCTCCGACTGTTTCTTGGGAAAAGAGTCTCGATAGGCCGTGGATGCCGGAAGAATCCAACGCGGCTGTTGCCGAGGAAACGCCCGAAGTCATCGCCGAAAAGATGATGGATGAGCCCATTGTCAAGATAGAAGAGAAATAA
- a CDS encoding CidA/LrgA family protein → MRIPLQLAVIFAICLAGEFLHRVVGIPLPGNIIGMVLLLILLCLKVLKPEQISGVSGFFLNHLALFFLPPSIAIMAVGDDILAKWPLLLVLCITFTLVTIAATGISTQILIRLQERHEAKRGKARIQAANDNGGKE, encoded by the coding sequence ATGAGAATCCCGCTTCAACTTGCCGTCATTTTTGCCATCTGCCTTGCAGGCGAATTCCTGCACCGCGTCGTGGGCATACCCCTGCCGGGGAACATCATCGGCATGGTCCTGCTGCTCATTCTCCTCTGCCTCAAGGTGCTCAAACCCGAGCAGATTTCGGGAGTCTCGGGATTCTTCCTGAACCACCTCGCGCTGTTTTTCTTGCCGCCGAGCATCGCCATCATGGCCGTAGGCGACGACATCCTCGCGAAATGGCCCCTGCTGCTTGTGCTCTGCATCACATTCACGCTCGTGACCATCGCCGCCACGGGAATTTCCACGCAGATCCTCATCCGCCTGCAAGAAAGGCACGAAGCCAAACGCGGCAAGGCCCGCATTCAGGCCGCAAACGACAACGGGGGCAAGGAATGA
- a CDS encoding LrgB family protein has product MNELVNTPLFGILLTLVAFEIGVLVSKKWKLAILNPILIANVLIVGFLLTTGISLESYNIGGNYISVLLSPATVVLAVPLYRQISKLKQFWKPILAGIAIGSLTSIACVIFFSKLFGLGRTLMLSLLPKSITIPMGSVVSEQIGGIPSVTIIAITVTGITGAVAAPVVCRFCRIKNRVAQGIAIGTASHALGTTKAMEMGEVQGAMSSLSIGLAGLFTAIVAPIIVTWF; this is encoded by the coding sequence ATGAACGAACTCGTCAACACACCCCTGTTCGGCATCCTCCTCACGCTCGTCGCCTTCGAAATAGGCGTCCTCGTAAGCAAGAAGTGGAAACTCGCCATACTGAACCCCATCCTCATCGCGAACGTACTCATCGTGGGGTTCCTGCTTACGACCGGCATCAGCCTCGAAAGCTACAACATCGGCGGAAACTATATCTCGGTGTTACTCTCCCCCGCCACCGTCGTGCTCGCCGTCCCGCTATATAGGCAAATCTCCAAGCTCAAGCAGTTCTGGAAACCCATCCTCGCGGGCATCGCCATCGGGAGCCTCACCTCCATCGCGTGCGTCATCTTCTTCTCCAAACTGTTCGGCCTCGGCCGCACGCTCATGCTCTCGCTGCTGCCCAAGTCCATAACGATTCCCATGGGTTCCGTCGTCTCCGAGCAAATCGGGGGCATACCCTCCGTCACCATCATCGCCATCACGGTCACGGGAATCACGGGAGCCGTCGCGGCACCCGTCGTATGCAGGTTCTGCCGCATCAAGAACAGGGTCGCCCAGGGTATCGCCATCGGCACGGCAAGCCATGCTCTCGGGACCACCAAGGCAATGGAAATGGGAGAAGTTCAGGGCGCGATGAGCAGTCTGTCCATCGGGCTTGCCGGGCTATTCACGGCAATCGTCGCACCGATAATCGTAACGTGGTTCTAA
- a CDS encoding nitroreductase family protein: protein MPFFSIAYHESVRYSPRSAGDPVTLHWEQRVPPDKSYAGAKRYSIAENHAAPVDGDLFSLVGTPSSMLNRVFLQLKNDVCADALRSIGVYALLQGERIPDGLYYFDSASGELVALPAGGSTGSPNSAKARRANIETLCAAFPTGDYIRGANITLFFTGIFDRVVWRYKEAAYRELQIDAGSYAGLVSILARSLGGTAIPFSAFVDDDVAVALGLSPSEVPLAALCIMPKSLKKYETVSEFAYSNRSELPETAGSGSRYMARFFMQNRVECITDLSRCMKVCRVVNQPVEGEEFPLTPLKFPNEYFFREYEFLGPGAVSFRNFKPWKASLDDFSTVLRWMEICNLNSFGAGLLKIWVVSFDVQLVYPGLYRYLPLKKTLYLRTNFKDREKFAKCHLDRETAGNVSFAVVFSADLEEACKMLGERAYRYLNMNAGYVAEMLRESARGLGKFARREPFFCEEDLKKACRFPEKETLLCEVLVGR, encoded by the coding sequence GTGCCGTTTTTTTCCATCGCATATCATGAATCCGTTCGCTATTCCCCGCGGTCTGCCGGGGACCCGGTGACGTTGCACTGGGAACAGCGCGTGCCGCCCGACAAGAGCTATGCGGGCGCGAAGCGCTATTCCATCGCCGAGAATCACGCGGCACCTGTAGATGGAGACCTGTTTTCGCTGGTCGGCACTCCGTCCTCGATGCTGAACCGCGTGTTTTTGCAACTCAAGAACGACGTGTGCGCCGACGCTCTCAGGTCCATCGGCGTGTATGCGCTTTTGCAGGGTGAACGCATTCCCGACGGACTATATTATTTTGATAGCGCTTCGGGCGAACTGGTCGCTTTGCCTGCCGGCGGTTCGACTGGCTCACCAAACAGTGCGAAGGCGCGCCGTGCGAATATCGAGACCTTGTGTGCCGCGTTCCCGACGGGTGATTATATCCGCGGGGCGAACATCACTCTGTTCTTTACGGGAATCTTTGACCGCGTGGTATGGCGCTACAAGGAGGCCGCGTACCGCGAACTTCAAATCGACGCGGGCAGTTACGCCGGGCTTGTCTCGATTCTCGCGAGGTCGCTCGGGGGCACCGCTATCCCGTTCAGCGCGTTCGTGGACGACGATGTCGCGGTGGCGCTCGGGCTTTCGCCTTCGGAGGTGCCGCTGGCGGCGCTCTGCATAATGCCCAAGTCGCTCAAGAAGTACGAGACGGTATCTGAATTCGCTTATAGCAACCGCAGCGAACTCCCCGAAACTGCGGGGAGCGGCAGCCGTTACATGGCGCGGTTCTTTATGCAGAACCGTGTGGAATGCATTACCGATCTTTCGCGTTGCATGAAGGTGTGCCGCGTGGTGAACCAGCCCGTAGAAGGCGAGGAATTCCCGCTTACGCCGCTCAAGTTCCCGAACGAGTATTTCTTCCGCGAGTACGAGTTTCTCGGGCCCGGCGCGGTGAGTTTCCGCAATTTCAAGCCCTGGAAGGCGTCGCTCGATGATTTCTCGACGGTGCTGCGCTGGATGGAAATCTGCAACCTCAATTCGTTCGGCGCGGGGCTCCTGAAAATCTGGGTGGTGAGTTTCGACGTGCAGCTCGTTTACCCCGGGCTGTACCGTTACCTGCCGCTCAAGAAGACGCTCTACCTGCGCACGAATTTCAAGGATCGCGAGAAGTTCGCGAAGTGCCATCTGGATAGGGAAACCGCGGGGAACGTTTCTTTCGCGGTCGTTTTCTCCGCCGACCTGGAAGAAGCCTGCAAGATGCTCGGTGAACGCGCTTACCGCTACCTGAACATGAATGCGGGATACGTGGCGGAAATGCTGCGCGAATCGGCCCGCGGGCTCGGCAAGTTCGCTCGCCGCGAACCGTTCTTCTGCGAGGAAGACCTTAAAAAGGCGTGCCGTTTCCCCGAGAAAGAAACGCTGCTCTGCGAAGTCCTGGTCGGGCGATAA
- a CDS encoding homocysteine S-methyltransferase family protein, producing the protein MNLSQAYQDFARACNGRILVMDGNFGSQLSLQMPKEKDFRGKKFADHPVDLLGDDAVLCVTAPDRVKKVHRAYLEAGADIIRTNTGGANAFGQRPFCLEDMAYEIAKAGAAVACEALAEYDDDLRNCRTGKIGQVVERKFVAGCMGIASAGAGSSVGFHELVDAFVDQARGLLDGGADILLLDGADDALCVKAALFAIDKVCNERGELVPIMVSALVSERGGRLLAGQTAEALWYSVSSFPVFCIGFEGAGETQDVFPYLKGMGTAPVRMSVMETVDLQKIGQHDNDAAKECAKRIWRYSDGGLVSVIGGSRGTSPETVRFMVKALKGSRTRRIPARRYNMLLSGLDPMNISHEGPCVVIGGNGGAQILTVNLDGDGDVVNAGQTVRPVMVQSAKWDVLLTGMESVQGKGIARSISLSEGEETFLSKAAEIRKRGFAVVCFAEDEKGPAETFERVSEIVERMYRLLVGKLNFLAEDIVFEPNMKYDDEVVSDPVNLLFKVCRYVKANLPYAHVLGDAALLGLDFDDEEIKGGLYSVFLHHAKKSGLDFIVADEEAFPAYEEIPYRLSCLLEDFVLSRTPDAREKLQTFVADRY; encoded by the coding sequence GTGAATCTTTCCCAGGCCTACCAGGATTTCGCACGCGCGTGCAACGGACGTATTCTCGTCATGGACGGGAATTTCGGTTCGCAGCTCTCGCTCCAGATGCCCAAGGAAAAGGATTTCCGAGGGAAGAAGTTCGCTGATCATCCGGTCGACCTTTTGGGAGATGATGCAGTCCTTTGCGTTACGGCGCCGGATCGCGTGAAGAAGGTCCACAGGGCCTACTTGGAAGCGGGGGCGGACATTATCCGCACGAATACCGGCGGTGCGAACGCGTTCGGCCAACGGCCGTTCTGCCTGGAGGACATGGCTTACGAAATCGCGAAGGCGGGCGCCGCAGTCGCCTGCGAGGCGCTGGCGGAATATGACGACGACCTCCGGAACTGCCGCACGGGAAAAATCGGGCAGGTCGTCGAACGCAAGTTTGTCGCGGGCTGCATGGGAATCGCTTCTGCGGGTGCGGGAAGTTCGGTCGGATTCCACGAACTGGTGGATGCCTTCGTGGATCAGGCGCGCGGGCTTCTGGACGGAGGTGCCGACATATTGCTTCTGGACGGGGCGGACGACGCTTTATGCGTGAAGGCTGCGCTGTTCGCGATAGACAAGGTTTGCAACGAGCGCGGGGAACTTGTTCCGATAATGGTTTCGGCGCTGGTGTCGGAACGCGGCGGTCGCCTGCTTGCCGGGCAGACGGCGGAGGCGCTGTGGTACAGCGTGAGCAGTTTCCCGGTGTTCTGCATCGGGTTCGAAGGCGCGGGCGAAACGCAGGACGTGTTCCCGTACCTGAAGGGCATGGGGACGGCGCCGGTCCGCATGAGCGTGATGGAAACCGTCGACCTGCAAAAGATTGGACAGCACGATAACGATGCGGCTAAGGAATGCGCGAAGAGGATTTGGCGCTATTCCGACGGCGGGCTCGTGAGCGTTATCGGCGGCAGCCGCGGGACGAGCCCCGAGACCGTGCGCTTTATGGTGAAGGCGCTGAAGGGAAGCCGCACGAGGCGCATCCCGGCGCGACGCTACAACATGCTTTTGAGCGGGCTGGACCCGATGAACATTTCGCACGAGGGCCCCTGCGTGGTAATCGGCGGGAATGGCGGTGCGCAGATATTGACGGTGAACCTGGACGGGGACGGCGATGTCGTGAACGCGGGCCAGACGGTTCGTCCGGTCATGGTGCAGTCGGCGAAATGGGACGTGCTGCTCACCGGCATGGAAAGCGTGCAGGGAAAGGGCATCGCGCGTTCGATAAGCCTTTCCGAAGGCGAAGAAACCTTCTTGTCGAAGGCCGCTGAAATTCGCAAGCGCGGCTTTGCCGTCGTGTGCTTCGCCGAAGACGAGAAGGGCCCCGCCGAAACATTCGAGCGCGTGAGCGAGATTGTCGAGCGCATGTACCGCCTGCTGGTGGGCAAACTGAACTTCCTCGCCGAGGATATCGTGTTCGAACCGAACATGAAGTATGACGATGAGGTCGTTTCCGATCCCGTGAACCTGCTTTTCAAGGTGTGCCGCTACGTGAAGGCGAACCTGCCCTACGCCCATGTGCTGGGCGATGCGGCGCTGCTCGGGCTTGATTTCGACGACGAGGAAATCAAGGGGGGCTTGTATTCCGTATTCCTGCACCATGCGAAAAAGAGCGGGCTCGATTTTATTGTCGCGGACGAGGAAGCGTTCCCCGCGTACGAGGAAATTCCGTACAGGCTGAGCTGCCTGCTCGAGGACTTTGTCCTTTCGCGTACGCCCGATGCGAGGGAAAAGCTCCAGACCTTTGTCGCCGACAGGTATTAA